A DNA window from Calliphora vicina chromosome 1, idCalVici1.1, whole genome shotgun sequence contains the following coding sequences:
- the Dip-B gene encoding putative aminopeptidase W07G4.4, translating into MGLDKLVPCTVQLAKMIQKSGCDVLCIIDRQIPTELTEQFNEFRSFDKAFDSVVSCFKSKKLDLPVVYSPVPELSDYHDVRCYQQAAAKSLQRAIKAGFKAPLLFIPENNNFLNSELCTVLGALEELYVPIQLREDLPEKRQRITNLSVMMSNPKAEEIFKDALILESGRFVARDIGVGDPERMAPPRVEEYISKIFSGLKVTVISDPSVIGKEYPLFAAVNRAANQVKRHQGRIIFLEYKPPQTAKKTLMLVGKGVTYDTGGADIKAGGIMAGMSRDKCGAAAVAGFMQIVNEQKPSDVHVIAALCLVRNSVGEESYVADEIITSRAGVRVRVGNTDAEGRMCMADALCRMKEIAVSEQLPDPHLFTVATLTGHACLAAGEGYSIIIDNSVARAADHARKLQEIGTSFGEPFEVSVLRQDDFDFNSAQSVIGEDIVQCNNAASSRTPRGHQVPAAFLIQTTGLENHGLNSEKPLKYTHLDIAASAGEYPKMPTAAPIVALAKAHLS; encoded by the exons ATGGGGCTCGATAA ATTAGTGCCATGCACCGTTCAACTGGCGAAAATGATACAGAAATCTGGTTGTGATGTCTTATGCATTATTGATCGTCAAATACCCACCGAATTGACCGAGCAATTCAATGAATTCCGTTCATTTGATAAGGCCTTCGATTCGGTAGTCTCATGTTTTAAATCGAAGAAACTAGATTTGCCTGTGGTCTATTCACCGGTGCCTGAATTAAGTGATTACCATGATGTAAGATGTTATCAGCAGGCTGCTGCTAAATCTCTACAAAGAGCCATCAAGGCCGGTTTTAAGGCACCTCTTCTGTTCATAcctgaaaataataatttcttgaATTCTGAATTATGTACTGTTTTGGGTGCTTTGGAGGAACTTTATGTG cccATTCAATTACGTGAAGATTTGCCAGAGAAACGTCAACGTATTACCAATTTGTCCGTAATGATGTCCAATCCCAAGGCTGAAGAAATTTTCAAAGACGCATTGATTTTGGAATCTGGCAGATTTGTGGCTCGTGATATTG GTGTTGGTGATCCCGAACGTATGGCACCACCACGCGTTGAAgaatacatttcaaaaattttcagtGGCCTTAAGGTAACAGTCATTAGCGATCCAAGTGTCATTGGCAAGGAGTATCCTCTGTTTGCTGCCGTTAATCGTGCTGCCAATCAGGTGAAACGTCATCAAGGACGCATCATTTTCCTAGAATATAAACCACCACAAACGGCCAAGAAAACTTTGATGTTAGTAGGCAAGGGTGTTACTTATGATACTGGTGGTGCTGATATTAAAGCTGGTGGCATTATGGCTGGCATGTCTAGAGACAAGTGTGGTGCTGCAGCAGTGGCTGGATTTATGCAG ATTGTCAATGAACAAAAGCCCTCAGATGTTCATGTAATTGCTGCTTTGTGCTTGGTGCGCAACTCGGTGGGAGAGGAGTCTTATGTGGCTGATGAGATCATAACATCTCGTGCTGGTGTTCGTGTACGCGTTGGTAATACTGATGCTGAAGGCCGCATGTGCATGGCTGATGCCTTGTGTCGCATGAAAGAAATCGCTGTTTCTGAACAATTGCCCGATCCCCATCTTTTCACGGTGGCCACTTTAACCGGTCACGCCTGTTTGGCTGCCGGTGAGGGCTATTCCattattatcgataatagtgTGGCCCGTGCTGCTGATCATGCTCGCAAGCTGCAAGAAATTGGCACATCCTTTGGAGAACCTTTTGAAGTCTCTGTTTTACGTCAAGATGACTTTGATTTCAATTCCGCTCAATCGGTTATTGGTGAAGATATTGTTCAATGCAATAATGCTGCTTCTTCTCGTACGCCCAGAGGACATCAAGTACCAGCTGCATTCCTTATTCAAACCACTGGTTTGGAGAACCATGGTTTGAATTCGGAGAAACCATTGAAATACACCCATTTGGATATTGCTGCTAGTGCTGGAGAATATCCCAAAATGCCAACTGCTGCACCTATCGTTGCTTTGGCTAAGGCCCATTTGTCTtaa
- the LOC135955688 gene encoding protein BCCIP homolog, with protein MSANKRKNLNAMEEDPSGSDSETSSDDEDDGPHPDAYTGNEEVVVDFEGRAPIDPDCHGISQLLQRVFLKAHVNCMQMADLIIAQNFVGSVICQCEPDAIESDADDDMCEDGTIFGITTVLNITAKKDVPCIEQFRSFVVQKAEKYATDAVLKHFRDVLGNEARPIGYLVNERFINIPAQISVPLMENLYKEITTAKQKGMPYNFVYFLMIVKFYRKEAKKGKPKEDTYTNAEEELLAEKAVSSFEYSVSDECDMGMSGDWLEGDATLTPYRKVLLFDAKNFPELIFDIQKYINGQ; from the exons atgtcagCTAATAAACGTAAAAATTTGAATGCCATGGAAGAAGATCCCAGTGGTTCTGATTCAGAGACCTCAAGTGATGACGAGGATGATGGTCCCCACCCAGATGCTTATACTGGCAATGAA gaaGTTGTAGTTGACTTTGAAGGTCGCGCACCCATTGATCCAGATTGTCATGGTATTTCTCAATTGCTGCAAAGAGTATTCCTGAAAGCCCACGTTAATTGCATGCAAATGGCTGATTTGATAATTG CTCAAAATTTCGTGGGCAGTGTTATATGCCAATGTGAACCGGATGCCATCGAAAGTGATGCCGACGATGATATGTGCGAAGATGGCACTATCTTTGGTATTACAACCGTTTTAAATATTACTGCTAAAAAGGATGTTCCTTGTATTGAACAATTCCGTTCTTTTGTTGTACAAAAGGCAGAGAAATATGCTACGGATGCAGTATTAAAACATTTCCGTGATGTTTTGGGCAATGAGGCCAGACCAATTGGTTATTTGGTCAATGAACGTTTCATAAATATACCAGCACAAATATCTGTGCCTTTGATGGAGAATCTTTATAAGGAAATTACTACCGCTAAGCAAAAGGGGATgccttataattttgtttatttccttatGATCGTTAAGTTCTATCGTAAGGAAGCCAAGAAGGGTAAACCAAAGGAAGATACCTACACAAATGCCGAGGAAGAATTGTTGGCAGAAAAAGCAGTCAGTTCATTTGAGTATTCTGTATCCGATGAATGTGATATGGGCATGTCCGGTGATTGGCTAGAAGGTGACGCTACTTTGACTCCCTATAGAAAGGTATTGTTATTTGATGCCAAAAATTTCCCTGAATTAATATTCGATATACAAAAGTATATCAATGGACAATGA